A window of Chloroflexota bacterium genomic DNA:
CGGTGCTGGCCGGCGTGGTCGGGGTCGTCTTCCTGCCGCCGCTGGTCGGCTGGCTGCCCTTTGGGGAGGCCTTCCTGCGCGGGATGACCATCCTGGTGGCGGCCAGCCCCTGCGCCCTGGCCATCGCCACCCCGTCGGCCGTGCTATCGGGCGTCGCCCAGGCGGCCCGCAACGGGGTGCTGATCAAAGGGGGCGTGTACCTGGAGAACCTGGGTGCGGTACGGGCCATGGCCTTCGACAAGACGGGCACGCTCACCCACGGCCAGCCCAAGGTGACCGACATTCTCGTTAGACGGCGGACGACGGACGCGGGTGCGCCGACCGACGCTGACCGTGCAGAAGATGAGATCCTCCGCGTCGCTGCGGCGGTGGAGCGACGGTCGAACCACCCGCTGGCACAGGCCGTCGTGCGGGAAGCCGAGCGACGGGGGCTGGCCCTGCCCCAGGCCGGCGACCTGGAATCGATCACCGGGCGGGGCGTGCGCTCCGCGCTGGACGGCCAGCCGGTGCTCATCGGCAACCTGGGGCTGTTCGAGGTGGAGGGCCTGACCGTGCCGGAGGACATCCGGGCCCAGATGGAGGCCCTGGAGGCCGAGGGCAAGACGACCATGATCGTCTACGGCCCGGCGCCGGCATCGGATGGCCAGGCTCCCTCGGCGGACTTCCTGGGGATCATCGCTCTGGCCGATACGCCGCGCCCGGAGGCCAGGGAGACCCTGGAGCGGCTACGGGCGTTGGGCATCCGGGAGACGATCATGCTCACCGGGGATAATGAGCGGGTGGCGGCAGCCATCGCCCGACAGGTGGGGCTGACCGATTTCAAAGCCAACCTGCTGCCCGAGCAGAAGGTGGAGGCCATCCAGGCGCTGCTGACGCAGTACGGCCGCGTGGCCATGGTCGGCGATGGCGTCAACGACGCCCCGGCCCTGGCCCAGGCCACGGTGGGCATCGCCATGGGCGGCGCGGGCACCGATGTGGCGCTGGAGACGGCCGACGTGGCCCTGATGGCCGACGACCTATCGAAGCTCCCCTTCGCCGTGGGGCTCAGCCGTCAGGCGCGTCGGATCATCCGGCAGAACCTGATCGCCTCGCTGGGTGTGGTCATCCTCCTGATCCCGATGGCCCTCTTCGGGCTGGTGGGCATCGGGATCGCCATCGTCTTCCACGAGGGGAGCACGCTAGTGGTCGTGGCCAACGCGCTGCGGCTGTTGGGGTACGAGAGGACGTAACGATTTCAGCCGGCCCCAGCGAGAACGCCGGGGCGGGGAGCCCAGGTCCATGCCCTTTGGTGAGCAGCAGGAGCAAGAAGCATGAGCTACGAGGGGATCTTCAGAGGCATTCTGGCCGCCACATT
This region includes:
- the cadA gene encoding cadmium-translocating P-type ATPase; protein product: MNEQTLRLEIPVLLPGVEDERDQCVERLQELLSQRKGIHQVHVERENGQARLCIHYDPSMTSLSQVQRWAEQAGAQVSDRYRHETARITGMDCPDCALSIEHILGRMDGILNVSVNYAAERMRIEYDSQVVSRQDIFKRVAYLGYEISEEEEERGWLRENWELVLAILSGAFLLLGWAGESFLGLPRVAAIGLYALAYVTGGYDATRHGLKAVRHLRFDIDFLMVVAAIGAAVLGEWAEGALLLFLFSLGHALEHYATGKARAAIRALGELTPETALVRRDGQEVELPVKEVMRGDIVVVRPGDRIPVDGRVIQGQSAVDQSPITGESVPVEKGEGDEVFAGTVNGEGTLEIEVTRLAQDTTLARVIRMVEEAQTQKSPTQQFTERFERIFVPTVLAGVVGVVFLPPLVGWLPFGEAFLRGMTILVAASPCALAIATPSAVLSGVAQAARNGVLIKGGVYLENLGAVRAMAFDKTGTLTHGQPKVTDILVRRRTTDAGAPTDADRAEDEILRVAAAVERRSNHPLAQAVVREAERRGLALPQAGDLESITGRGVRSALDGQPVLIGNLGLFEVEGLTVPEDIRAQMEALEAEGKTTMIVYGPAPASDGQAPSADFLGIIALADTPRPEARETLERLRALGIRETIMLTGDNERVAAAIARQVGLTDFKANLLPEQKVEAIQALLTQYGRVAMVGDGVNDAPALAQATVGIAMGGAGTDVALETADVALMADDLSKLPFAVGLSRQARRIIRQNLIASLGVVILLIPMALFGLVGIGIAIVFHEGSTLVVVANALRLLGYERT